In a single window of the Streptomyces sp. NBC_00353 genome:
- a CDS encoding polymorphic toxin-type HINT domain-containing protein has protein sequence MSHLGELRRRIRRWSQGSRPRTDVRLLGLRRRRDRGQGALEYLGLVLVVVAIVGALVATGIGAELTVKIGAQVCRIGGGGNCGGDGNTEARDGGSGKPGTGDPASDRNDDGTPRTPAQVDYDKALKELQDAQKEETSNSDKAKEAAKELAKILADELGITDALNCITKGDMGACTETLINVLLSLIGGAVGKLGAKYGAPWKWKKAYKLIKSLKKHGGDLYDALKGLVKNRKKVKEAEKKLEDARKKLDDAKRDPPKKDDKPDEKKPDENPNCKVKHSFLPGTQVLLADGRSVPIESVRTGDRVRATDPYSDRTQGRRVERTITTYDDKDFTRLTFRTTGGPAVITATGTHPFWAVGRRQWVDADDITPGTELRTADGSVLAVSAVVRYTQRQTTYDLTVNGIHTYYVLAGGAPVLVHNNSWCTDEERLEDADDIAKGHADSKHAGDFPGLSTDDLAELAKDVIKNPSRTKDLGSGRKAFLGKDGTTIVIHDPMSPDGGTIFRRDPAKLEEYWEGLN, from the coding sequence ATGTCACATCTGGGGGAGTTGCGTCGTCGGATCCGACGGTGGTCACAAGGTTCCCGGCCGCGTACGGACGTCCGGTTGCTGGGTCTGCGCCGCCGGCGCGATCGGGGGCAGGGGGCCTTGGAGTACCTGGGCCTGGTCCTGGTGGTCGTGGCGATCGTCGGCGCTCTGGTGGCGACGGGGATCGGTGCGGAGCTCACCGTGAAGATCGGTGCGCAGGTCTGCCGGATCGGAGGCGGCGGGAACTGCGGTGGTGACGGGAACACCGAGGCCCGGGACGGCGGTTCGGGCAAGCCCGGCACCGGGGATCCGGCGTCGGACCGCAACGACGACGGTACGCCGAGGACGCCGGCGCAGGTCGACTACGACAAGGCGCTGAAAGAGCTCCAGGACGCCCAGAAGGAAGAGACGTCCAACTCGGACAAGGCGAAGGAGGCCGCGAAGGAACTCGCGAAGATCCTCGCCGACGAGCTCGGGATCACCGACGCGCTGAACTGCATCACCAAGGGCGACATGGGCGCCTGCACGGAAACCCTGATCAACGTCCTGCTCAGCCTGATCGGGGGTGCCGTCGGGAAGCTGGGCGCGAAGTACGGCGCCCCGTGGAAGTGGAAGAAGGCCTACAAGCTCATCAAGAGCTTGAAGAAGCACGGTGGCGACCTCTACGACGCCCTCAAGGGACTGGTCAAGAACCGCAAGAAGGTCAAGGAAGCCGAGAAGAAGCTCGAGGACGCCCGGAAGAAGCTCGACGACGCGAAGAGGGACCCGCCGAAGAAGGACGACAAGCCCGACGAGAAGAAGCCCGACGAGAACCCGAACTGCAAGGTCAAGCACAGCTTCCTGCCGGGAACACAGGTGCTGCTCGCCGACGGGCGGAGCGTCCCCATCGAATCGGTGCGGACCGGCGACCGGGTCCGGGCCACCGACCCGTACAGCGACCGCACCCAGGGCCGACGCGTCGAGCGCACGATCACGACGTACGACGACAAGGACTTCACCCGGCTGACGTTCCGGACCACCGGCGGGCCTGCGGTGATCACCGCGACCGGCACGCACCCGTTCTGGGCGGTCGGCCGGCGGCAGTGGGTGGATGCGGACGACATCACGCCCGGTACGGAGTTGCGGACCGCGGACGGTTCCGTGCTCGCCGTCTCGGCCGTCGTCCGGTACACCCAGCGGCAGACCACGTACGACCTGACCGTCAACGGCATCCATACGTACTATGTGCTGGCAGGCGGCGCCCCCGTCCTGGTGCACAACAACTCGTGGTGCACCGACGAGGAACGCCTCGAGGATGCCGACGACATCGCCAAGGGGCACGCGGACAGCAAGCACGCGGGCGACTTCCCCGGGCTGTCGACCGACGATCTCGCCGAACTCGCCAAGGACGTGATCAAGAATCCGTCGCGGACCAAGGACCTGGGCAGCGGCCGGAAGGCGTTCCTCGGCAAGGACGGCACGACCATCGTGATCCACGATCCAATGAGCCCGGACGGCGGAACCATCTTCCGGCGGGACCCGGCGAAGCTCGAAGAGTACTGGGAAGGGCTGAACTGA
- a CDS encoding DUF3592 domain-containing protein, with protein sequence MNVLPGGTATFLLLFGLFLGAFAVRSALRLGRVLSLIRHGVQVEGRCAERRVVDRGADRERGYATEYVFAFRTLDGRDMEFVDHAPGPFGFEVGAPIRVTYDPADPEKRATVAGPRAWGPVLMPAVFAAGLTVFSLGLLYAFVAMRGWV encoded by the coding sequence ATGAATGTTCTGCCCGGCGGCACCGCGACCTTCCTGCTGCTGTTCGGCCTGTTCCTCGGTGCGTTCGCCGTGCGCTCGGCGCTGCGGCTGGGCCGGGTACTGAGCCTGATCCGGCACGGGGTACAGGTCGAGGGCCGGTGTGCGGAGCGCCGGGTCGTGGACCGGGGGGCGGACCGGGAGCGTGGGTACGCGACGGAGTACGTGTTCGCGTTCCGCACGCTCGACGGCCGCGACATGGAGTTCGTCGACCATGCGCCGGGCCCGTTCGGCTTCGAGGTCGGGGCACCGATCCGGGTCACGTACGATCCGGCGGACCCGGAGAAGCGCGCCACGGTGGCCGGGCCGCGGGCATGGGGGCCGGTGCTGATGCCCGCGGTGTTCGCGGCCGGTCTGACGGTGTTCTCGCTGGGCCTGCTGTACGCGTTCGTGGCGATGCGGGGCTGGGTCTGA
- a CDS encoding aldo/keto reductase gives MRYTTFGRRTGLRVSQYALGTGNFGTGWGAGAEPDEARRMFDRFAEAGGNFLDTADHYQFGESETLLGQFLGADREDFVLATKFTNGAAPQPGLSRTGNSRKNMRHSVEASLRRLGTDYIDLLWVHFPDGLTPVEEILRGLDDLVGQGKILHAALSNFPAWRVSRAATLADLKNWAPVAGIQVEYSLVERTADRELLPMAESLGLGTALWSPLGGGLLTGKYRGSAEGRLSDLKTLVHTESSDQKAAIVDTVIAVAEETGAPPAQVAVAWINERAARAATSQIPIVGPRTVSQLDDYLGALDVVLTPEQYTRLSEVSAVPLGVPHEASAGVRDRVQGGDASLFAAPAVPVA, from the coding sequence ATGCGCTACACGACCTTCGGCCGCCGTACCGGGCTGCGCGTCTCCCAGTACGCACTGGGTACCGGCAATTTCGGCACCGGCTGGGGCGCCGGGGCCGAGCCCGACGAGGCGCGCCGCATGTTCGACCGGTTCGCCGAGGCCGGCGGGAACTTCCTCGACACGGCGGACCACTACCAGTTCGGTGAGTCGGAGACGCTGCTGGGACAGTTCCTCGGCGCGGACCGGGAGGACTTCGTCCTGGCCACGAAGTTCACCAACGGCGCCGCTCCGCAGCCGGGCCTGTCGCGGACCGGCAACAGCCGGAAGAACATGCGCCACTCGGTCGAGGCGAGTCTGCGGCGCCTCGGCACCGACTACATCGACCTGCTCTGGGTGCACTTCCCCGACGGCCTGACGCCGGTCGAGGAGATCCTGCGCGGCCTCGACGACCTCGTCGGCCAGGGCAAGATCCTGCATGCGGCACTGTCCAACTTCCCCGCCTGGCGAGTCTCCCGCGCCGCGACGCTGGCGGACCTGAAGAACTGGGCGCCCGTCGCCGGAATCCAGGTCGAGTACAGCCTGGTCGAGCGGACCGCCGACCGTGAGCTGCTGCCGATGGCCGAGAGCCTCGGGCTCGGCACCGCCCTGTGGTCCCCGCTCGGCGGAGGGCTGCTGACCGGCAAGTACCGCGGCAGCGCGGAAGGCCGGCTCAGCGATCTGAAGACCCTGGTGCACACCGAGAGCAGCGATCAGAAGGCCGCGATCGTCGACACCGTCATTGCCGTCGCCGAGGAGACCGGGGCGCCCCCGGCCCAGGTCGCGGTCGCCTGGATCAACGAGCGGGCCGCACGCGCGGCGACCTCCCAGATCCCGATCGTCGGCCCGCGCACAGTGAGCCAGCTCGACGACTACCTGGGCGCCCTCGACGTCGTCCTCACGCCCGAGCAGTACACCCGCCTCTCCGAGGTCAGTGCCGTTCCGCTGGGTGTGCCGCACGAGGCGAGCGCAGGTGTCCGGGACAGGGTCCAGGGCGGGGACGCCTCGCTCTTCGCCGCCCCCGCCGTGCCGGTCGCCTGA
- a CDS encoding LLM class F420-dependent oxidoreductase has translation MKLGLHYWNYSQPADPALIAPTLAEAARIADQGGVASFTVMDHYFQMETPQSTADEPMLEGYTALGFVAALTQRMTLGLMVTGVMYRHPGLLAKIVTSLDVLSGGRAVLGLGASWYEREQRGLGVPVVPVAERFERLEETLQICLQMWSEENGPYEGRHYRLDETLCMPEPIGERPPIMIGGGGEKKTLRLVARYGDACNLFATDVDEVAHKLDVLRVHCAAAGRDYDSIEKTLMFNRPVLDETDAFLADVEEYAELGITAVQVLPDRHPVSFTEQLAARIVPRLDTIG, from the coding sequence GTGAAGCTCGGCCTGCACTACTGGAACTACTCGCAACCCGCCGACCCCGCGCTCATCGCGCCCACGCTCGCCGAGGCGGCGCGGATCGCCGACCAGGGCGGGGTCGCTTCGTTCACCGTGATGGACCACTACTTCCAGATGGAGACCCCGCAGAGCACGGCCGACGAGCCGATGCTGGAGGGGTACACGGCCCTCGGATTCGTGGCGGCGCTGACCCAGCGGATGACACTCGGCCTGATGGTCACGGGGGTGATGTACCGCCATCCGGGCCTGCTGGCGAAGATCGTCACCAGCCTCGACGTGCTGTCCGGCGGCCGGGCCGTGCTGGGTCTCGGCGCCTCCTGGTACGAGCGGGAGCAGCGCGGACTCGGGGTGCCGGTCGTCCCGGTCGCGGAGCGGTTCGAACGGCTGGAGGAGACGCTGCAGATCTGTCTGCAGATGTGGAGCGAGGAGAACGGCCCGTACGAGGGGCGGCACTACCGGCTGGACGAGACGCTGTGCATGCCGGAGCCCATCGGCGAGCGGCCGCCGATCATGATCGGCGGCGGTGGCGAGAAGAAGACGCTGCGGCTGGTCGCCCGGTACGGGGACGCGTGCAACCTGTTCGCCACCGATGTGGACGAGGTGGCCCACAAGCTCGACGTACTGCGGGTGCACTGCGCGGCGGCGGGCCGCGACTACGACTCCATCGAGAAGACCCTCATGTTCAACAGGCCGGTCCTGGACGAGACCGATGCGTTCCTCGCCGACGTCGAGGAGTACGCGGAGCTCGGCATCACCGCCGTCCAGGTGCTGCCGGACCGGCACCCGGTCAGTTTCACCGAACAGCTTGCCGCACGCATCGTGCCCAGGCTCGACACGATCGGCTAG
- a CDS encoding peptidoglycan recognition protein family protein → MTFPRAALRPAIVSRAQWRADETQRDAHAHYTGGVTAIFIHHTDTPNDYNCADVPLTLRNLYAGQTHDRNWGDLGYNFLVDRCGNIYEGRAGGVDRPVVGSHTQGFNRGTAGIAAIGTFGRGTAVPAPMEHSIAALAAWKLGLRGVDPRSKVRLTSTNDKSRYAKGTSAEFNAISGHRDANETDCPGDALFARLPAIRDMAADLQGRSAGAFSGIGVPVTLQSLHQGGN, encoded by the coding sequence GTGACATTCCCCCGTGCGGCGCTTCGGCCCGCCATCGTGTCGCGTGCGCAGTGGCGGGCCGACGAGACCCAGCGCGACGCCCATGCCCACTACACGGGAGGGGTGACAGCGATCTTCATCCACCACACCGACACCCCCAACGACTACAACTGCGCGGACGTCCCGCTCACCCTGCGCAACCTGTATGCGGGCCAGACCCACGACCGGAATTGGGGAGACCTCGGCTACAACTTCCTCGTCGACCGATGCGGCAACATCTACGAAGGCCGCGCCGGGGGTGTCGACCGCCCCGTCGTCGGCTCCCACACCCAGGGGTTCAACCGGGGCACCGCGGGGATCGCGGCGATCGGCACCTTCGGACGAGGGACGGCGGTGCCGGCCCCCATGGAGCACTCGATCGCGGCCCTCGCCGCCTGGAAACTCGGCCTGCGCGGTGTCGACCCCCGCAGCAAGGTGCGACTGACGTCCACCAATGACAAGAGCCGCTATGCCAAGGGCACTTCGGCCGAATTCAATGCCATCTCCGGCCATCGCGACGCCAATGAGACCGACTGCCCCGGGGATGCGCTGTTCGCCCGGCTCCCCGCGATCCGGGACATGGCCGCCGATCTCCAAGGCAGGTCTGCAGGAGCATTCTCCGGTATCGGCGTCCCGGTGACCTTGCAGAGCCTCCACCAGGGCGGCAACTGA
- a CDS encoding CorA family divalent cation transporter, whose amino-acid sequence MSEARERLAASRFLIVDIELPEEAPPDEQPVAHQLGLEAEDLAWLGREGEAVRAEFLGESAGFVVPVVEAGQVTHIHAFVTERYLVTAHRGPVEPIGSLTARLPHERPSDTVATLFLLLEEALETFRHSAVQALLEVEDLEDEMFQRRRPQQVYRLARLRRRAALLHHSLLPYLEATDETLTRRMMSGSFPEERQRLARSYQRAARSVLTDIASLQDASRRAFVSYSSLVSGEQNGVINRLAIVSTIFLPLTFLTGFFGMNFTYMTDELESTTVFWLLAVGLQAIVLSIALYVLHRTRLWRKLRDDGPDDL is encoded by the coding sequence GTGTCGGAGGCACGTGAGCGTCTCGCGGCATCCCGTTTTCTGATCGTGGACATCGAGCTGCCCGAGGAGGCACCGCCCGACGAACAGCCGGTCGCCCACCAGCTCGGTCTGGAAGCCGAGGACCTGGCGTGGCTCGGCAGGGAGGGCGAAGCCGTGCGTGCCGAGTTCCTCGGAGAGAGCGCCGGGTTCGTCGTACCGGTCGTCGAGGCAGGCCAGGTCACTCATATCCACGCCTTCGTGACCGAACGGTACCTGGTCACAGCTCACCGAGGGCCGGTCGAACCGATCGGAAGCCTCACCGCCCGGTTGCCGCACGAAAGGCCCTCCGACACCGTGGCCACGCTGTTCCTGCTGCTGGAAGAGGCCCTGGAGACCTTTCGCCACTCAGCCGTGCAGGCTCTGCTGGAGGTGGAGGACCTCGAGGACGAGATGTTCCAGCGACGCCGGCCCCAGCAGGTCTATCGTCTGGCACGGCTACGACGGCGCGCGGCCCTCCTGCACCACTCGCTCCTGCCCTACCTGGAGGCGACGGACGAGACCTTGACGCGGAGGATGATGAGCGGCAGCTTCCCGGAGGAGCGGCAGAGGCTCGCCCGCTCGTACCAACGCGCTGCGAGGTCGGTGCTCACGGACATCGCGTCTCTCCAGGACGCCTCCCGGCGAGCCTTCGTCAGCTACTCCTCCCTCGTGTCCGGCGAGCAGAACGGCGTGATCAACCGGCTGGCCATCGTGTCGACGATCTTCCTGCCGCTGACGTTCCTGACCGGATTCTTCGGCATGAACTTCACGTACATGACCGATGAGTTGGAGAGCACGACCGTCTTCTGGCTGCTGGCTGTGGGGCTGCAGGCGATCGTCCTGTCCATCGCCCTCTACGTGCTGCACCGCACCCGCCTCTGGCGGAAGCTGCGCGACGACGGTCCCGATGACCTGTGA
- a CDS encoding CDP-alcohol phosphatidyltransferase family protein → MRRDIPPLAEVRRITQKKRDAWWTVLLVDPVATPLVRFVARRTRITPNQITWGALVLGLVAAACFAKGDWYWLIAGALVYHLSFILDCMDGKVARLTGQGSVFGAWLDYIFDRIRVMACAIALMAGQYSRTGEMIYVWLAAVVVFLDGLRYINSLEIFKTRHTMRKQIKSRIRSARRAENQAELAFMEDLLRDNPEADIEHDATSLPAREEAPSGPVTLAASRGQVIDLQQEFRHRFPGYLRFRSFMLRHRIRTHLISGIEFQMSVFIIGPLLDQVIGATVVSAALLLVFELAIVYKLLLSTRDFTRTMSSFEQQQQNITTAA, encoded by the coding sequence ATGCGTCGAGACATACCGCCCCTCGCCGAGGTGCGTCGCATTACGCAGAAGAAGCGCGATGCATGGTGGACCGTGCTCCTGGTCGACCCCGTAGCCACACCCCTGGTGCGGTTCGTTGCCAGGCGCACCCGTATTACTCCCAACCAGATCACCTGGGGCGCGCTGGTCCTGGGGCTGGTTGCCGCCGCCTGCTTCGCCAAGGGCGACTGGTACTGGTTGATCGCCGGCGCGCTGGTCTACCACCTGAGCTTCATCCTTGACTGCATGGACGGCAAGGTCGCCCGTCTCACCGGTCAGGGGTCTGTGTTCGGCGCCTGGCTGGACTACATCTTCGACCGGATACGGGTCATGGCGTGCGCCATCGCCCTCATGGCCGGCCAGTACTCCCGCACCGGTGAGATGATCTATGTCTGGCTCGCTGCCGTGGTCGTCTTCCTGGACGGCCTGCGGTACATCAACTCGCTGGAGATCTTCAAGACCCGGCACACGATGCGCAAGCAGATCAAGTCGCGCATCCGGTCAGCCCGTCGAGCCGAGAACCAGGCGGAGCTCGCCTTCATGGAGGACCTGCTTCGGGACAACCCCGAAGCCGACATCGAGCACGATGCAACCAGCCTCCCTGCGCGGGAAGAGGCGCCCTCCGGTCCAGTGACACTCGCCGCCTCCCGAGGGCAAGTGATCGATCTGCAACAGGAGTTCCGTCACCGCTTCCCCGGCTACCTGCGGTTCCGCTCGTTCATGCTGCGTCACCGCATCCGCACCCATCTGATCAGTGGCATCGAGTTTCAGATGAGCGTGTTCATCATCGGCCCGCTCCTGGACCAGGTCATCGGTGCCACTGTCGTCAGCGCGGCACTGCTGCTGGTCTTCGAACTGGCCATCGTCTACAAGCTGCTGTTGTCCACCCGGGACTTCACGCGCACGATGAGCTCCTTCGAACAACAACAGCAGAACATCACGACTGCGGCCTGA
- a CDS encoding ATP-binding protein translates to MPKSPCAALCPAAAEEPAPDPYAYPQPSRRIADRGPALSLTLPGDPRSAAIGRNAVTASLRAYGLTPYTWPTALVMGELVGVAGMMTPGHDLYVSARHRDNALRLAVWDQHPRHADPDTVALCAERRRSALWLLDSVVDDWGGEWGVCDALPPHAGIRSWARLPR, encoded by the coding sequence ATGCCGAAATCTCCGTGCGCCGCGCTCTGTCCGGCAGCCGCCGAGGAGCCCGCACCCGACCCGTACGCGTACCCGCAACCCAGCCGCCGCATCGCCGATCGTGGGCCGGCGCTCAGTCTCACTCTCCCCGGCGACCCGCGCAGCGCGGCGATCGGACGCAATGCCGTCACGGCCTCGCTGCGCGCGTACGGGCTCACTCCGTACACCTGGCCGACCGCGCTCGTGATGGGTGAGCTCGTGGGTGTCGCCGGCATGATGACCCCGGGCCACGATCTGTACGTCTCCGCGCGGCACCGCGACAACGCACTTCGACTGGCCGTCTGGGACCAGCACCCGCGCCACGCCGATCCCGATACCGTCGCCCTCTGTGCGGAGCGACGCCGGAGTGCCCTGTGGCTGCTGGATTCCGTCGTGGACGACTGGGGCGGGGAGTGGGGCGTCTGCGACGCGCTGCCGCCGCATGCGGGCATCAGGTCATGGGCCCGGCTGCCCAGGTGA